The Misgurnus anguillicaudatus chromosome 21, ASM2758022v2, whole genome shotgun sequence genome includes a window with the following:
- the cebpa gene encoding CCAAT/enhancer-binding protein alpha → MEQANLYEVAPRPLMTSLVQSQQNAYIYKDTATAGDLSEICENENSIDISAYIDPSAFNDEFLADLFHNSSKQEKLKLASGDYDYPHGASGTPGAPQMYSCLNNYVESSKLEPIYDSPARMRPVAIKQEPREDDELGHSMPPTYHHSQHHPPHMSYFQHQIAHCAQTTMHLQPGHPTPPPTPVPSPHHQHNHLPGGSMKMSDRVKSKKQIDKSSVEYRVRRERNNVAVRKSRDKAKMRNAETQQKVIELSADNDRLRKRVEHLSRELETLRGIFRQLPDGSFVKAMGNCA, encoded by the coding sequence ATGGAGCAAGCAAACCTGTACGAGGTCGCCCCACGACCACTGATGACCAGCCTTGTACAGAGCCAGCAAAACGCCTATATCTATAAAGACACTGCGACCGCGGGAGACCTGAGCGAAATCTGCGAGAACGAAAACTCAATTGACATCAGCGCGTACATTGACCCGTCTGCCTTCAACGACGAATTCCTGGCTGACTTATTCCATAACAGCTCCAAACAAGAAAAACTCAAGCTGGCGAGCGGAGATTACGATTACCCCCACGGCGCCAGTGGCACACCGGGGGCACCACAGATGTACAGCTGTCTGAACAACTACGTGGAGTCTTCCAAACTGGAACCGATCTACGACAGTCCGGCACGAATGAGACCTGTAGCCATCAAACAAGAGCCCCGAGAGGATGATGAGCTCGGCCACTCGATGCCACCTACATACCATCACTCTCAACACCACCCGCCGCATATGTCTTACTTTCAGCATCAGATTGCGCACTGTGCGCAAACCACCATGCATCTCCAACCGGGACATCCCACACCTCCCCCGACCCCCGTTCCTAGCCCGCACCACCAACACAACCACTTGCCTGGGGGCTCCATGAAAATGAGCGATCGGGTGAAATCCAAAAAACAGATCGACAAGAGCAGCGTCGAGTATCGGGTGAGGAGGGAGCGCAACAACGTTGCTGTACGCAAGAGCCGGGACAAGGCGAAAATGCGCAACGCGGAGACGCAACAAAAAGTGATCGAGCTGTCGGCGGATAATGATAGACTGCGCAAGAGGGTTGAACACCTTTCACGAGAACTGGAGACGTTACGGGGCATCTTCAGGCAGCTGCCCGACGGATCGTTTGTTAAAGCCATGGGAAACTGCGCCTAA
- the cebpg gene encoding CCAAT/enhancer-binding protein gamma has translation MSKQLQQKITNTTQNGVSVIQNQAHNSTINPTSTAGLQQVPQLVPVGRAGGGKATPPSKMKKTGMDKDSDEYRQRRERNNLAVKKSRMRSKQKAQDTQQRVNELKEENERLEAKIKLLSKELSVLKDLFLEHAHNLADNVQPPASGGGPGDLCNNNNNGSNSSNQ, from the exons ATGAGCAAGCAGCTGCAACAGAAGATAACCAATACAACTCAGAACGGTGTCAGTGTCATACAGAATCAAGCTCATAATAGTACAATCAACCCCACCAGCACAGCAGGACTGCAGCAG GTTCCTCAATTAGTCCCAGTGGGTCGCGCAGGTGGGGGTAAAGCCACACCACCCAGCAAAATGAAGAAAACGGGTATGGATAAAGACAGTGATGAGTACCGTCAACGAAGAGAACGTAACAACCTGGCAGTAAAGAAAAGTCGCATGCGCAGCAAGCAGAAGGCACAGGACACCCAGCAGCGTGTCAATGAGCTGAAGGAGGAAAATGAGAGACTGGAGGCCAAAATCAAATTGCTCAGCAAAGAACTGAGTGTGCTCAAAGACCTGTTTCTGGAGCATGCTCACAACCTCGCAGATAACGTGCAGCCCCCTGCTTCTGGTGGAGGCCCTGGAGACCTCtgcaacaacaataacaatgGCAGTAACAGCAGCAACCAGTGA